A single window of Oerskovia paurometabola DNA harbors:
- a CDS encoding pyridoxal phosphate-dependent aminotransferase, whose amino-acid sequence MSASTPAVPRPALPQVPGRWRAAAAATGLLRPDGSVASTIFAEMTNLALRTGAINLGQGFPDVDGPHAIKEAAIRAIENGHNQYPPGTGIPVLREAVADHQRRHYGLDLDPDTEVLVTTGATEALAATILALAGPGDEVVTLEPFYDSHAACIALAGATHVRVPLHPTPDGFHLDPAQVRAAVGPRTRLILVNTPHNPTGTVLTRAELEVVAEAARSVDAVVVTDEVYEHLVYDDAVHVPVATLPGMAERTITISSAGKTFSFTGWKIGWLHGPAHLVEAVRTVKQFLTYTSGAPFQPAIAQALADDEAPRALAASLAARRDLLCEGLVAAGFEVVVPRGTYFVVADGAPLGFEDGTELCRRLPGLAGVVGVPVSAFCAASPGDGDPSGPTTAQALASRVRFTFVKREDVLREAVSRLAELR is encoded by the coding sequence ATGTCTGCGAGCACCCCCGCCGTCCCCCGTCCCGCCCTTCCCCAGGTCCCCGGCCGTTGGCGCGCCGCGGCCGCCGCGACGGGCCTGCTGCGCCCCGACGGCTCGGTGGCCTCGACGATCTTCGCCGAGATGACGAACCTCGCGCTGCGCACGGGGGCGATCAACCTGGGCCAGGGCTTCCCCGACGTGGACGGCCCGCACGCGATCAAGGAGGCCGCGATCCGCGCGATCGAGAACGGTCACAACCAGTACCCGCCGGGCACGGGCATCCCGGTGCTGCGCGAGGCGGTCGCGGACCACCAGCGCCGCCACTACGGTCTCGACCTGGACCCGGACACCGAGGTCCTGGTCACCACGGGGGCCACCGAGGCGCTGGCCGCGACGATCCTGGCTCTGGCGGGACCGGGCGACGAGGTCGTGACCCTCGAGCCCTTCTACGACTCGCACGCGGCGTGCATCGCGCTCGCGGGCGCCACGCACGTGCGCGTCCCGCTCCACCCGACCCCGGACGGGTTCCACCTCGATCCCGCGCAGGTGCGCGCCGCCGTCGGGCCGCGGACGCGGTTGATCCTGGTCAACACGCCGCACAACCCGACCGGGACCGTCCTGACGCGCGCCGAGCTCGAGGTGGTCGCGGAGGCGGCGCGGTCCGTGGACGCGGTCGTCGTGACGGACGAGGTCTACGAGCACCTCGTGTACGACGACGCGGTGCACGTGCCCGTCGCGACCCTGCCGGGCATGGCCGAGCGCACGATCACGATCTCCTCGGCCGGCAAGACGTTCTCCTTCACGGGCTGGAAGATCGGCTGGCTGCACGGCCCGGCGCACCTCGTGGAGGCCGTGCGCACGGTCAAGCAGTTCCTGACGTACACGTCGGGGGCGCCGTTCCAGCCCGCGATCGCGCAGGCCCTGGCCGACGACGAGGCGCCGCGCGCCCTGGCCGCGTCCCTCGCGGCCCGGCGGGACCTGCTGTGCGAGGGCCTGGTGGCCGCGGGCTTCGAGGTCGTCGTGCCGCGGGGCACGTACTTCGTGGTCGCCGACGGCGCACCCCTGGGCTTCGAGGACGGCACCGAGCTGTGCCGCCGGCTGCCCGGGCTCGCGGGCGTCGTGGGCGTGCCGGTGAGCGCGTTCTGCGCCGCGTCACCGGGCGATGGGGACCCCTCTGGCCCGACGACGGCGCAGGCCCTGGCCTCTCGGGTCCGGTTCACGTTCGTCAAGCGTGAGGACGTGCTCCGCGAGGCGGTCTCCCGCCTCGCGGAGCTGCGCTGA
- a CDS encoding adenylate/guanylate cyclase domain-containing protein, which yields MTHDIPEAADETIETIETTEAAGESRLESRLESRLARREDAAALSAIVGAGGSPSAPSPVEADLDEALLGGPRALTVEGLAERAGLTERQVRSYWQALGLPITEQQEQMFTEDDAVALEEIYSVAEHEKFDDRSLTTLIRSMGHTTERLVLWQVEALVEHMTKRFDLDDTSARLLVLDRLPDLAPVLETQLRHAWRRQLAAVAARFTVEFSEARAGDVTDSQALPLPRAVGFADIVSFTKRTAGLGSSELAEFVQLFETRARDIITAAGGRVVKTIGDAVLYVADDVATGAKVALGLAEEGERAGEGVEVPPVRVSLVWGRVLSRFGDVFGPSVNLASRLTEIAEPATVLMDRETAALLARDSRFALTAQPEREVHGLGVIEPVRLQWAYKG from the coding sequence GTGACGCACGACATCCCTGAGGCAGCCGACGAGACCATCGAGACCATCGAGACGACCGAGGCTGCTGGGGAGAGTCGGCTGGAGAGTCGGCTGGAGAGTCGGCTGGCGCGTCGAGAGGACGCGGCGGCGCTCTCCGCGATCGTCGGGGCCGGCGGTTCACCCTCGGCCCCGTCGCCGGTCGAGGCGGACCTCGACGAGGCGCTCCTGGGTGGGCCCCGTGCCCTGACGGTCGAGGGCCTGGCGGAGCGAGCCGGGCTCACCGAGAGGCAGGTGCGCTCGTACTGGCAGGCGCTCGGGCTGCCCATCACGGAGCAGCAGGAGCAGATGTTCACCGAGGACGACGCGGTCGCCCTCGAGGAGATCTACTCGGTCGCGGAGCACGAGAAGTTCGACGACAGGTCGCTCACGACGCTCATCCGTTCGATGGGGCACACGACCGAGCGGCTCGTGCTGTGGCAGGTCGAGGCCCTCGTCGAGCACATGACCAAGCGGTTCGACCTCGACGACACGAGCGCCCGTCTGCTCGTGCTCGACCGCCTGCCGGACCTCGCCCCCGTCCTGGAGACCCAGCTGCGTCACGCGTGGCGTCGTCAGCTCGCGGCCGTGGCCGCGCGGTTCACGGTCGAGTTCTCCGAGGCGCGCGCCGGGGACGTCACCGACTCGCAGGCGCTGCCGCTGCCGCGCGCCGTGGGCTTCGCGGACATCGTGTCCTTCACCAAGCGCACCGCGGGCCTCGGGTCGAGCGAGCTCGCGGAGTTCGTCCAGCTCTTCGAGACCCGTGCGCGCGACATCATCACGGCTGCGGGGGGCCGGGTCGTCAAGACCATCGGTGACGCGGTCCTCTACGTCGCCGACGACGTCGCGACCGGCGCCAAGGTCGCGCTGGGGCTCGCCGAGGAGGGTGAGCGGGCCGGCGAGGGCGTGGAGGTCCCGCCCGTGCGGGTCAGCCTGGTCTGGGGCCGGGTGCTCTCCCGCTTCGGCGACGTGTTCGGACCGTCGGTGAACCTGGCCTCGCGACTCACCGAGATCGCCGAGCCCGCGACCGTGCTGATGGACCGAGAGACCGCGGCCCTGCTGGCCAGGGACTCGCGGTTCGCGCTGACCGCGCAGCCCGAGCGCGAGGTGCACGGGCTCGGGGTCATCGAGCCCGTGCGCCTGCAGTGGGCGTACAAGGGCTGA
- a CDS encoding SOS response-associated peptidase, translating to MCGRYASFRDAQDLADDFAIADLADDARLLPPSWNVAPTDPVRIVVERAAKDTGEVRRSLRVARWGLVPSWAKDPGVGARMINARAESLLDKPAFAKPFAARRCLVPADGYYEWRKVETPPAPGSTARRPKVTKQPFYIHPDGPAVAAFAGLYEFWRDPAKADDDPTRWLVSTTIITTDAAPALASIHDRMPLALAPDRWDAWLDPAVGKDEAAGLLVAPEVRMEAQEVAPLVNSVVNDGPELVQAV from the coding sequence ATGTGCGGACGCTATGCCTCCTTCCGGGACGCCCAGGACCTCGCCGACGATTTCGCGATCGCCGACCTCGCCGACGACGCGCGGCTCCTGCCACCGTCGTGGAACGTCGCCCCCACCGACCCCGTGCGAATCGTCGTCGAACGAGCGGCCAAGGACACGGGCGAGGTCCGCCGTTCCTTGCGCGTCGCCCGCTGGGGCCTGGTGCCGAGCTGGGCCAAAGACCCCGGCGTCGGGGCGCGCATGATCAACGCGCGGGCCGAGTCGTTGCTCGACAAGCCCGCGTTCGCCAAGCCGTTCGCGGCCCGCCGCTGCCTCGTGCCGGCCGACGGGTACTACGAGTGGCGGAAGGTCGAGACGCCTCCGGCTCCCGGATCCACCGCGCGCAGGCCCAAGGTGACCAAGCAGCCGTTCTACATCCATCCGGACGGGCCCGCGGTCGCCGCCTTCGCGGGCCTCTACGAGTTCTGGCGGGACCCCGCCAAGGCCGACGACGACCCCACCCGCTGGCTCGTCTCGACCACGATCATCACGACCGACGCCGCCCCGGCGCTCGCCTCGATCCACGACCGCATGCCGCTCGCTCTCGCCCCGGACCGGTGGGACGCGTGGCTCGACCCTGCGGTCGGCAAGGACGAGGCCGCCGGGCTGCTGGTCGCACCCGAGGTCCGCATGGAGGCCCAGGAGGTCGCGCCGCTCGTCAACAGCGTCGTCAACGACGGCCCGGAGCTCGTCCAGGCGGTCTGA
- a CDS encoding LCP family protein produces MPSPKTASNSGPHHARSQRTHKVLRATGLVTTAVLAFGVVGGAAAYMDWQSAVTVSDVSALVDSPSEPEAPRDPDDPYAGKALNILVMGTDYRDEENAELAGAEDGMRSDTTFVVHISGDRSRIEVVSIPRDSLVDIPACNLSDGRTTRKQNDAMFNSAFEIGSGGVDDMVGAAACTITTVQELTGLTITDHVVVKMTGVIGVVDALGGVRMCFPEPVVGGSHSRDLNIAAGEQVLDGRTSISFLRARKGSGMGLEMGSDLARIARQQAFLDSMMRELLSKNIITDTPQLYGLIKAVLSSISASPNLAGLDSLAGLAFSLKDIKPSEIVFTPLPVVEAPNDKNRVVWTKDAQAIWDRMAADEPPPGHETAAPPADGGAAAPDAGATVPDAGATVPDAGATVPDAGTTVPDAGTTGEVAPPADTGTTTTTPPPLLEGVCAS; encoded by the coding sequence ATGCCCAGCCCGAAGACCGCCTCGAACAGCGGCCCTCATCACGCGCGCTCGCAGCGCACGCACAAGGTCCTTCGTGCCACCGGTCTCGTCACCACCGCGGTCCTCGCCTTCGGCGTCGTCGGCGGAGCCGCCGCCTACATGGACTGGCAGTCGGCCGTGACGGTCAGCGACGTGTCGGCCCTGGTCGACTCGCCGTCGGAACCCGAGGCGCCGCGAGACCCGGACGACCCGTACGCGGGCAAGGCCCTCAACATCCTCGTGATGGGGACCGACTACCGCGACGAGGAGAACGCCGAGCTCGCCGGTGCCGAGGACGGCATGCGCTCCGACACGACGTTCGTGGTGCACATCTCCGGCGACCGCAGCCGCATCGAGGTCGTGTCGATCCCGCGCGACTCGCTCGTCGACATCCCCGCGTGCAACCTGTCCGACGGCAGGACCACCCGCAAGCAGAACGACGCGATGTTCAACTCCGCGTTCGAGATCGGGTCCGGCGGAGTCGACGACATGGTGGGCGCCGCGGCGTGCACCATCACGACCGTCCAGGAGCTCACCGGGCTGACCATCACCGACCACGTCGTGGTCAAGATGACCGGTGTCATCGGGGTCGTCGACGCCCTCGGTGGCGTGCGGATGTGCTTCCCGGAGCCGGTCGTGGGTGGATCCCACTCGCGCGACCTCAACATCGCGGCAGGCGAGCAGGTCCTCGACGGTCGTACGTCGATCAGTTTCCTGCGCGCCCGCAAGGGCAGCGGCATGGGACTCGAGATGGGCAGCGACCTGGCCCGCATCGCGCGTCAGCAGGCGTTCCTGGACTCGATGATGCGTGAGCTCCTGTCGAAGAACATCATCACGGACACCCCGCAGCTGTACGGCCTCATCAAGGCCGTGCTCTCCTCGATCAGCGCGAGCCCCAACCTCGCGGGCCTCGACTCGTTGGCAGGGCTCGCCTTCTCGCTCAAGGACATCAAGCCGTCCGAGATCGTCTTCACGCCGCTGCCCGTCGTCGAAGCGCCGAACGACAAGAACCGCGTGGTGTGGACCAAGGACGCCCAGGCGATCTGGGACCGCATGGCCGCCGACGAGCCGCCGCCCGGTCACGAGACTGCTGCGCCCCCGGCCGACGGCGGTGCAGCAGCCCCCGACGCTGGTGCGACGGTTCCCGACGCGGGTGCGACGGTCCCGGACGCCGGCGCGACCGTCCCCGACGCCGGCACGACCGTCCCCGACGCCGGCACGACCGGCGAGGTCGCGCCGCCCGCCGACACCGGCACGACGACGACCACCCCGCCTCCGCTCCTCGAAGGGGTCTGCGCCTCCTGA
- a CDS encoding biotin--[acetyl-CoA-carboxylase] ligase, translating to MTTADHPALRPGFLADLLVAPHGPLARLEVVAESASTNTELAAAVAADPQAWPAPALLVAEHQVAGRGRSGRAWETPARTALTGSLLVRPDVPRERLSWLPLLAGLATVRCLRATAGVEAVVKWPNDVLVPAPGAGPVVEMAGWGTYRKVAGILCELLPDGGAIVGVGLNVRQSESELPVASATSLALVGAATTDREVLLTALEESFAQTLGRWQEAAGDAVEAGLAEECAEVSATLGAQVRVDLTGGGQVSGEAYGFGPDGSLLVREQDGTSRVLHSGDVHHLRLGAPEREVPLN from the coding sequence ATGACGACTGCCGACCACCCTGCGCTGCGTCCCGGCTTCCTGGCGGACCTCCTCGTGGCCCCGCACGGCCCGCTCGCCCGGCTCGAGGTCGTGGCGGAGTCGGCCTCGACGAACACCGAGCTGGCTGCGGCCGTGGCCGCCGACCCGCAGGCCTGGCCCGCGCCCGCGCTGCTCGTGGCCGAGCACCAGGTGGCCGGGCGGGGGCGCTCGGGCCGCGCGTGGGAGACGCCCGCCCGGACCGCGCTGACGGGCTCGCTCCTGGTGCGTCCCGACGTGCCCCGCGAGCGTCTGAGCTGGTTGCCGCTGCTCGCGGGCCTCGCGACGGTCCGGTGCCTGCGCGCGACCGCGGGGGTCGAGGCCGTGGTCAAGTGGCCCAACGACGTCCTGGTCCCTGCGCCGGGCGCGGGACCCGTCGTCGAGATGGCCGGGTGGGGCACGTACCGCAAGGTGGCGGGCATCCTGTGCGAGCTCCTGCCCGACGGCGGGGCGATCGTGGGCGTCGGGCTCAACGTCCGGCAGAGCGAGAGCGAGCTCCCCGTCGCGTCGGCGACCTCCCTCGCCCTGGTCGGGGCCGCGACGACCGACCGTGAGGTGCTGCTGACCGCGCTCGAGGAGTCGTTCGCCCAGACCCTCGGCCGGTGGCAGGAGGCAGCGGGCGACGCCGTCGAGGCCGGGCTCGCCGAGGAGTGCGCCGAGGTCAGCGCGACGCTCGGGGCGCAGGTGCGGGTCGACCTCACGGGCGGCGGCCAGGTGAGCGGTGAGGCCTACGGGTTCGGGCCGGACGGCTCGCTGCTGGTGCGGGAGCAGGACGGGACGTCCCGCGTGCTGCACAGCGGCGACGTGCACCACCTCCGGCTGGGAGCGCCGGAGCGCGAGGTCCCCCTGAACTAG
- a CDS encoding multidrug effflux MFS transporter, with amino-acid sequence METPPAGTAPTPPAPSKDSEGRATARRPGRSTVKWVLLLGALATLPAFTVDMYLPSLPDVAADLDASPALAQLTLAGMLVGGAFGQLVIGPLSDRYGRRAPVIIGLALHVVTSVLCAVVPTIGWLIVLRVLQGFFNASAQVVSIAVIRDRFTGSDAARILSRLMLVIGLAPLLAPTIGSFVAGHGDWRWVFWVLAVLGLVLGLIVLRFMPETLETERRQVGGVGSVFRGYGALLKDRHFVALAVLPGLGMAVLMSYVVGSPFVLQEGYGLTHQQFAALFAVNGIGLVISAQVNASLVRRVAPVRILRAALVLQGVFAVGLFVVALTGAGGLIGLLAALWLTLALQGLIPANASALALTRHGERAGTAAAVIGAFQAGVAGLVSPLVGVLGGDAVAMSTVMLGAVVASLLVLGLATPAFRKGGWHLPA; translated from the coding sequence ATGGAGACACCCCCGGCAGGAACTGCACCCACCCCGCCGGCGCCGTCGAAGGACAGCGAGGGGCGTGCCACGGCCCGGCGCCCCGGCCGCTCCACCGTCAAGTGGGTCCTCCTGCTCGGCGCACTCGCCACGCTCCCGGCGTTCACGGTCGACATGTACCTGCCGTCCCTGCCCGACGTCGCGGCGGACCTCGACGCCAGCCCCGCCCTCGCGCAGCTCACCCTGGCCGGGATGCTCGTCGGCGGCGCGTTCGGACAGCTCGTGATCGGCCCGCTGTCCGACCGGTACGGACGCCGGGCGCCCGTCATCATCGGCCTCGCGCTGCACGTCGTGACCTCGGTCCTGTGCGCGGTCGTGCCGACCATCGGCTGGCTCATCGTCCTGCGCGTCCTCCAGGGCTTCTTCAACGCCTCGGCCCAGGTCGTCTCGATCGCCGTGATCCGCGACCGGTTCACCGGGTCGGACGCCGCCAGGATCCTGTCGCGGCTCATGCTCGTCATCGGGCTCGCGCCGCTCCTGGCGCCGACCATCGGCTCGTTCGTCGCCGGGCACGGCGACTGGCGCTGGGTGTTCTGGGTCCTCGCGGTCCTGGGCCTCGTCCTGGGGCTCATCGTCCTGCGTTTCATGCCCGAGACCCTCGAGACCGAGCGCCGCCAGGTGGGCGGGGTCGGCAGCGTCTTCCGCGGCTACGGAGCGCTCCTCAAGGACCGCCACTTCGTCGCCCTGGCCGTCCTCCCCGGGCTCGGCATGGCCGTCCTGATGAGCTACGTCGTCGGCTCGCCGTTCGTCCTGCAGGAGGGGTACGGGCTCACCCACCAGCAGTTCGCCGCCCTGTTCGCGGTCAACGGGATCGGCCTCGTGATCTCGGCCCAGGTCAACGCCTCGCTCGTGCGGCGCGTCGCCCCCGTGCGGATCCTGCGCGCCGCCCTGGTCCTCCAGGGGGTGTTCGCGGTGGGGCTGTTCGTCGTGGCGCTCACCGGGGCGGGCGGCCTGATAGGGCTCCTGGCCGCGCTGTGGCTCACGCTCGCGCTCCAGGGACTCATCCCGGCCAACGCCTCCGCGCTGGCGCTGACCCGGCACGGCGAGAGGGCCGGTACGGCCGCCGCGGTCATCGGGGCCTTCCAGGCCGGGGTCGCCGGGCTCGTGAGCCCCCTCGTCGGGGTCCTCGGAGGCGACGCGGTGGCCATGAGCACGGTCATGCTGGGGGCCGTCGTGGCTTCCCTCCTCGTCCTCGGGCTCGCGACGCCCGCGTTCCGCAAGGGTGGCTGGCACCTGCCCGCCTGA
- a CDS encoding CpaF family protein, whose product MSTAGVAILEREVRELIRRRGVDPLRDKAGIDQLVADALADYDTRTALGVVPPLADVPGAVRAVLDAVAGLGPLQKYLDDPEIEEVWINSPAQVFVARGGTAELTSTILTSTQVRDLVEQMLKSSGRRLDLSSPFVDAALPGGERLHVVIPDVTREHFAVNIRKHVVRASHLEHLVRLGSLTPHAAAFLHACVRAGLNVLVAGATQAGKTTMLNALAGSIPSHERVITCEEVFELRFAVRDIVSMQCRQPSLEGTGEIPLRRLVKEALRMRPDRIVIGEVREAESFDLLIALNAGVPGMCTIHANSAREAISKMCTLPLLAGENVSDRFVVPTVAGAVDVVVHLGVTADGRRQVREIVGVPGRVEQGVVETSDLFHRVGGGLVRGDGFPPAEERFARAGIDLAALMVGPRPGEAR is encoded by the coding sequence ATGAGCACCGCAGGCGTGGCGATCCTCGAGCGCGAGGTCCGCGAGCTGATCCGCCGCCGAGGCGTCGACCCGCTGCGCGACAAGGCGGGGATCGACCAGCTCGTCGCCGACGCCCTGGCGGACTACGACACCCGCACCGCGCTGGGCGTCGTGCCCCCGCTCGCCGACGTCCCCGGCGCCGTGCGGGCGGTCCTCGACGCCGTCGCGGGGCTCGGCCCCCTCCAGAAGTACCTCGACGACCCGGAGATCGAAGAGGTCTGGATCAACTCGCCCGCGCAGGTCTTCGTCGCGCGCGGCGGGACGGCCGAGCTCACCTCGACCATCCTCACGAGCACCCAGGTCCGCGACCTCGTCGAGCAGATGCTCAAGTCCTCCGGTCGGCGCCTCGACCTCTCGAGCCCCTTCGTCGACGCCGCGCTGCCCGGGGGCGAGCGGTTGCACGTCGTGATCCCGGACGTCACGCGCGAGCACTTCGCCGTGAACATCCGCAAGCACGTCGTGCGGGCCTCTCACCTCGAGCACCTAGTGCGCCTGGGGTCCCTCACCCCGCACGCCGCGGCGTTCCTGCACGCCTGCGTCCGGGCGGGGCTGAACGTCCTCGTGGCGGGCGCCACGCAGGCGGGCAAGACGACCATGCTCAACGCGCTCGCCGGGTCGATCCCCTCGCACGAGAGGGTCATCACGTGCGAGGAGGTGTTCGAGCTGCGCTTCGCGGTGCGCGACATCGTCTCGATGCAGTGTCGTCAGCCCAGCCTCGAGGGCACGGGGGAGATCCCGCTGCGACGTCTGGTCAAGGAGGCGTTGCGCATGCGTCCGGACCGGATCGTCATCGGCGAGGTGCGCGAGGCGGAGAGCTTCGACCTGCTGATCGCCCTGAACGCTGGCGTCCCGGGGATGTGCACGATCCACGCGAACTCGGCCCGGGAGGCGATCTCCAAGATGTGCACCCTGCCGCTGCTGGCCGGGGAGAACGTCTCGGACCGCTTCGTCGTCCCGACCGTGGCCGGTGCGGTCGACGTCGTGGTCCACCTGGGCGTGACCGCGGACGGTCGACGTCAGGTCCGCGAGATCGTCGGGGTCCCCGGGCGCGTGGAGCAGGGGGTGGTCGAGACCTCGGACCTCTTCCACCGCGTCGGGGGCGGTCTCGTGCGCGGCGACGGGTTCCCGCCGGCGGAGGAGCGGTTCGCCCGGGCCGGGATCGACCTCGCGGCGCTCATGGTCGGTCCACGACCGGGGGAGGCCCGCTGA
- a CDS encoding PadR family transcriptional regulator, which translates to MTESTWPSEWLRGVLDVCVLRTLAEGPTYGYAIAARLADGGLGVIKGGTLYPLLGRLETGGLVTVEWRAGDGGPGRKYYDLTDAGRHELAQRVALWEAFTRTTRDLVAGTGAEAEQPGADDPARRSTPTEENR; encoded by the coding sequence ATGACCGAGAGCACCTGGCCCAGCGAGTGGCTCCGCGGCGTCCTCGACGTCTGCGTGCTGCGCACCCTCGCCGAGGGCCCCACCTACGGGTACGCGATCGCCGCGCGACTCGCCGACGGCGGCCTCGGGGTCATCAAGGGCGGGACCCTCTACCCGCTGCTCGGGCGCCTCGAGACGGGCGGTCTCGTCACGGTCGAGTGGCGGGCCGGAGACGGCGGGCCCGGGCGCAAGTACTACGACCTCACCGACGCGGGCCGCCACGAGCTCGCGCAGCGTGTCGCGCTGTGGGAGGCGTTCACCCGGACGACCCGTGACCTCGTCGCAGGCACCGGGGCCGAGGCCGAGCAGCCCGGCGCCGACGACCCCGCCCGTCGATCCACCCCCACCGAGGAGAACCGATGA